In Fusobacterium hwasookii, a single window of DNA contains:
- a CDS encoding aldehyde dehydrogenase family protein translates to MEFEVNNLEEIVELIMKKMSESSISTSSNSKNGVFENVDEAIAEAKKAQTILFSSKLELKERIIASIRDTLKPYITELSELAVKETGMGRVSDKEIKNRIAIEKTPGLEDLKAFAFSGDDGLTLMELSPYGVIGAITPSTNPSETVICNSIGMIAAGNAVIFAPHPGAKRTSIRAVELINEAIKKVGGPDNLIVTITEPSIENTEKIIANPNIKMVVATGGPGVVKTVMSSGKKAIGAGAGNPPVLVDETADIEKAAKDIIAGCSFDNNLPCTAEKEVIAVDSIVNYLIFEMQKNGAYLLKDKDLIEKLLSIVLKNNSPDRKYVGKDAKYLLKQIGIEVGDEIRVIIVETSKDHPFAVEELLMPILPIVKVKDALEGIKVAKELEKGLRHTAIIHSKNIDILSKYAREMETTILVKNGPSYAGIGIGGEGHVTFTIAGPTGEGLTSARSFARNRRCVLVGGFSIK, encoded by the coding sequence ATGGAATTTGAAGTAAATAATCTAGAAGAAATAGTAGAGTTAATAATGAAAAAAATGTCTGAAAGTAGCATCTCTACTTCAAGTAATTCTAAAAATGGGGTATTTGAGAATGTAGATGAAGCTATTGCTGAAGCAAAAAAAGCTCAAACTATTCTATTCTCTTCAAAACTTGAATTAAAAGAGAGAATAATAGCTTCAATAAGAGATACATTAAAACCTTATATTACTGAGTTATCAGAACTTGCTGTAAAAGAAACTGGTATGGGTAGAGTATCAGATAAAGAAATTAAAAATAGAATAGCTATTGAAAAAACACCTGGCTTAGAAGATTTAAAGGCTTTTGCTTTCAGTGGAGATGATGGACTTACTCTTATGGAATTATCTCCTTATGGAGTAATTGGAGCTATAACGCCTTCAACAAATCCAAGTGAAACAGTAATCTGTAATTCTATTGGAATGATAGCTGCTGGAAATGCTGTTATATTTGCCCCTCACCCTGGAGCTAAAAGAACATCAATTAGAGCAGTTGAACTTATAAATGAAGCTATAAAAAAAGTTGGTGGACCTGATAATCTAATAGTTACTATTACAGAACCTAGTATAGAAAATACTGAAAAAATAATAGCAAACCCTAACATTAAAATGGTTGTTGCTACAGGAGGGCCTGGAGTTGTAAAAACAGTTATGTCAAGTGGTAAAAAGGCAATAGGTGCTGGAGCTGGAAACCCACCTGTTTTAGTTGATGAAACTGCTGATATAGAAAAAGCTGCCAAAGATATAATTGCAGGTTGTAGTTTTGACAATAATCTTCCTTGTACAGCAGAAAAAGAAGTTATTGCAGTTGACTCAATAGTAAATTATTTAATTTTTGAAATGCAAAAAAATGGTGCATATCTTCTAAAAGATAAAGATCTTATAGAAAAACTATTATCTATAGTTCTAAAGAACAATTCACCAGATAGAAAATATGTTGGAAAAGATGCAAAATATCTTCTAAAACAAATAGGAATAGAAGTTGGAGATGAAATTAGAGTTATAATCGTTGAAACTTCCAAAGACCATCCATTTGCAGTTGAAGAATTATTAATGCCTATACTTCCAATAGTAAAAGTTAAAGATGCCTTAGAAGGAATTAAAGTTGCAAAAGAATTAGAAAAAGGATTGAGACATACAGCTATAATTCACTCTAAAAACATTGATATATTATCAAAATATGCAAGAGAAATGGAAACAACAATACTTGTTAAAAATGGACCTTCCTATGCTGGAATAGGAATAGGTGGAGAAGGACATGTAACATTTACAATAGCAGGACCAACAGGAGAAGGACTTACATCTGCTAGAAGTTTTGCAAGAAATAGAAGATGTGTTCTTGTTGGCGGATTTTCAATAAAATAA
- a CDS encoding flavoprotein — translation MELEKIIEYIVQEVVKKINSQNLIENCSPKEKILVAINGSTNNLEQVVLELRKISKNYDLSLVFSEAAKDIIDENLFSEFHIIKDFSIKNYDEILSRNNIILLPLLTKNTVAKLVVGIRDNAITNLVSKALLLEKKVIAAYDSCIVNSDVPYAKLINSNVETLKNYGLIFVQAKELADYMLNKKDFEINSLRDKNVITANNLKDLYNKKIIISKNTVVTTLAKERAKENDIVFEEK, via the coding sequence ATGGAACTAGAAAAAATTATTGAATATATAGTACAAGAAGTTGTAAAAAAAATAAATTCTCAAAATTTAATTGAAAATTGTAGTCCTAAAGAAAAAATTTTAGTTGCCATTAATGGAAGCACAAATAACTTAGAACAAGTAGTTTTAGAACTTAGAAAAATCTCTAAAAATTATGATTTAAGTTTAGTTTTTTCGGAAGCTGCAAAGGATATTATAGATGAAAATTTATTTTCAGAATTTCATATAATAAAAGATTTCTCAATTAAAAATTATGATGAAATTTTATCTAGAAATAATATTATTCTTCTTCCACTACTTACAAAGAATACAGTTGCAAAGTTAGTTGTTGGAATAAGAGATAATGCTATCACAAATTTAGTTTCAAAGGCTTTATTGCTAGAAAAAAAAGTGATTGCTGCCTATGATTCTTGTATAGTAAATAGTGATGTTCCTTATGCAAAGTTAATAAATTCAAATGTTGAGACATTGAAAAATTATGGTTTAATATTTGTACAAGCTAAGGAATTAGCAGACTATATGTTGAATAAAAAAGATTTTGAAATAAACTCTTTAAGAGATAAAAATGTAATAACAGCTAATAATCTTAAAGATTTATATAATAAAAAAATTATTATTTCTAAAAATACTGTTGTAACAACTCTAGCTAAAGAAAGAGCCAAAGAAAATGACATAGTATTTGAAGAAAAATAG
- the dhaM gene encoding dihydroxyacetone kinase phosphoryl donor subunit DhaM produces MVGFVVVSHSKELADAAIHLANEMKRYDFPLINGSGTDGDFLGSNPLTIKEAILKAKTDKGVLIFVDIGSSVLNTQVAIDFLADEGIDVQSIKIADAPLVEGLIAGVAVNDEKADIESVLQELNELKTFSKLTY; encoded by the coding sequence ATGGTAGGTTTTGTGGTTGTATCACATAGTAAAGAATTAGCAGATGCAGCAATACATCTCGCTAATGAAATGAAAAGATACGATTTCCCATTAATCAATGGAAGTGGAACAGATGGAGATTTTTTAGGAAGTAATCCACTTACAATAAAAGAAGCTATATTAAAAGCAAAAACTGATAAGGGAGTTTTAATTTTTGTAGATATTGGAAGTTCTGTTTTAAATACTCAAGTGGCAATAGATTTTTTAGCTGATGAAGGAATAGATGTACAAAGTATAAAAATAGCAGATGCTCCATTAGTTGAGGGACTTATTGCAGGAGTTGCAGTAAATGATGAAAAAGCAGATATTGAAAGTGTTTTACAAGAATTAAATGAATTAAAAACTTTCTCAAAATTGACTTACTAA
- a CDS encoding MIP/aquaporin family protein produces MSNMSMYIGEFVGTTLLLLFGNGINMTCSLKHSYGKGAGWIVTTFGWGFAVMISAYAVGWVSGAHMNPALTIALAITGRFSWDLVFGYIVAQILGGIAGASLAYLTYKVQMDEEPEAGVKLGVFSTGPSIDAPVWNVVTEILGTAILVLGILALGYGEVGIQAGNGALFVGLLIVLIGMAMGGATGYAINPARDLGPRIAHAILPIKGKGGSNWKYSWVPIVGPIIGAVLGAVIFDAFIAAVI; encoded by the coding sequence ATGAGTAACATGAGTATGTACATTGGAGAGTTTGTGGGGACAACATTGTTGTTATTATTTGGGAATGGTATAAACATGACTTGTAGTTTAAAACACAGTTATGGAAAAGGTGCTGGTTGGATAGTAACAACATTTGGTTGGGGCTTTGCTGTAATGATTTCAGCTTATGCTGTAGGTTGGGTATCTGGGGCACATATGAATCCTGCTTTAACTATTGCCTTAGCAATAACAGGTAGATTTTCTTGGGATTTAGTTTTTGGTTATATTGTAGCTCAAATACTTGGTGGAATTGCTGGAGCAAGTTTGGCTTATTTGACTTATAAAGTTCAAATGGATGAAGAACCTGAAGCAGGAGTTAAACTTGGTGTTTTCTCAACAGGACCTTCTATTGATGCACCTGTATGGAATGTTGTTACAGAAATTCTTGGAACAGCAATATTAGTATTAGGAATTTTAGCTCTTGGTTATGGAGAAGTTGGTATACAAGCTGGAAATGGAGCACTTTTTGTAGGACTTCTAATTGTTTTAATAGGTATGGCAATGGGTGGAGCAACAGGATATGCAATTAACCCAGCAAGAGATTTAGGTCCAAGAATAGCACATGCTATACTTCCAATAAAAGGAAAAGGTGGATCTAATTGGAAATATTCATGGGTTCCAATAGTAGGACCAATTATTGGTGCAGTTTTAGGTGCTGTTATTTTTGATGCCTTTATTGCAGCAGTTATATAA
- a CDS encoding EutN/CcmL family microcompartment protein — translation MFLAKIVGKIVSVTKNEGLHGKKILIAVPINMNDEVIGGEIISLDNVGAGIGDKVLIATGDVARFAFDDEKDYPIDSAIISIVDSVEQS, via the coding sequence ATGTTTCTAGCAAAAATAGTAGGAAAAATAGTATCTGTAACAAAAAATGAAGGTTTACACGGAAAGAAAATATTGATTGCTGTGCCAATCAATATGAATGATGAAGTTATTGGTGGAGAGATAATAAGTCTTGATAATGTTGGGGCTGGGATAGGAGATAAAGTTCTTATAGCAACAGGTGATGTTGCAAGGTTTGCCTTTGATGATGAAAAAGATTATCCAATAGATTCTGCAATAATTTCAATAGTTGACAGTGTAGAACAATCTTAG
- the dhaL gene encoding dihydroxyacetone kinase subunit DhaL — MYLEIIEKISDEIIKNEEYLTELDREIGDGDHGVNLARGFSEIKNQLANFKDLPVSDVFTKMGMILLTKVGGASGAIYGTAFMSAGTYLKGKTEFDNQVLLGALNSMIEGIQKRGKAVLNEKTMLDTIIPTYNFLEKSFNEGKNLKDIKVELIEVAKSSMEATKDIIATKGRASYLGERSVGHIDPGAMSSYLMIKIICENI; from the coding sequence ATGTATTTAGAAATAATTGAAAAAATATCTGATGAAATAATAAAAAATGAAGAATATCTAACAGAATTAGATAGAGAAATTGGAGATGGAGATCATGGAGTTAATTTAGCAAGAGGTTTTTCAGAAATTAAAAATCAGTTAGCTAATTTTAAAGATTTACCAGTATCTGATGTTTTTACAAAAATGGGGATGATTTTGCTTACAAAAGTTGGTGGAGCTTCTGGAGCAATCTATGGAACAGCTTTTATGAGTGCAGGTACATATTTAAAAGGTAAAACAGAATTTGATAATCAAGTTTTACTTGGAGCTTTAAATTCTATGATAGAAGGAATACAAAAAAGAGGTAAAGCTGTATTAAATGAAAAAACAATGTTAGACACAATAATACCTACTTATAATTTTTTAGAAAAATCTTTCAATGAAGGAAAAAATCTAAAAGATATTAAAGTTGAACTTATAGAAGTAGCAAAAAGTTCTATGGAAGCAACAAAAGATATTATTGCAACTAAGGGTAGAGCTTCTTATTTAGGAGAAAGAAGTGTTGGACATATTGACCCAGGTGCAATGTCTTCATATCTAATGATAAAAATAATTTGTGAAAATATATAG
- the glpK gene encoding glycerol kinase GlpK, producing the protein MKYIVALDQGTTSSRAILFDEAQNIIGVAQKEFTQIYPNEGWVEHDPMEIWSSQSGVLSEVIARAGISQHDIIALGITNQRETTIVWDKNTGKPVYNAIVWQCRRTAKICDELKAIEGFSDYVKDNTGLLVDAYFSGTKIKWILDNVEGAREKAEKGELLFGTVDTWLIWKLTNGKVHATDYTNASRTMLYNIKELKWDEKILETLNIPKSILPEVKDSSGTFGYANLGGKGGHRVPIAGVAGDQQSALFGQACFEEGESKNTYGTGCFLLMNTGEKFVKSNNGLITTIAIGLNGKVQYALEGSVFVGGASVQWLRDELKLISDSKDTEYFARKVKDSAGVYVVPAFVGLGAPYWDMYARGAILGLTRGANKNHIIRATLESIAYQTKDVLKAMEEDSGIKLNGLKVDGGAAANNFLMEFQADILGESVKRPTVLETTALGAAYLAGLAVGFWESKDEIKQKWVLDKEFTPNMSEEDRKKKYAGWLKAVERSKNWEE; encoded by the coding sequence ATGAAGTATATTGTAGCATTAGACCAAGGTACAACAAGTTCAAGAGCAATTTTATTTGATGAAGCTCAAAATATAATAGGTGTTGCTCAAAAAGAATTTACTCAAATCTATCCTAATGAAGGTTGGGTAGAACATGATCCTATGGAAATATGGTCAAGTCAAAGTGGAGTTTTAAGTGAAGTTATTGCTAGAGCTGGAATTAGTCAACATGATATCATAGCTTTAGGAATAACAAATCAAAGAGAAACTACAATAGTTTGGGATAAAAATACAGGAAAACCTGTTTATAATGCAATAGTTTGGCAATGTAGAAGAACTGCTAAAATCTGTGATGAGCTAAAAGCAATAGAAGGTTTTAGTGACTATGTAAAAGACAATACAGGACTTTTAGTTGACGCTTATTTCTCTGGAACTAAAATAAAATGGATTCTAGATAATGTTGAAGGAGCAAGAGAAAAAGCTGAAAAAGGTGAACTTCTATTTGGAACTGTTGATACTTGGTTAATTTGGAAATTGACTAATGGTAAAGTGCATGCAACAGATTATACTAATGCTTCAAGAACAATGCTTTATAATATAAAAGAATTAAAATGGGATGAAAAAATCTTAGAAACTTTAAATATTCCTAAGTCAATTTTACCAGAAGTTAAAGATTCTAGTGGAACATTCGGTTATGCAAATCTTGGTGGAAAAGGTGGACATAGAGTTCCTATAGCTGGAGTTGCTGGAGACCAACAATCAGCTTTATTTGGACAAGCATGCTTTGAAGAAGGAGAATCTAAAAATACTTATGGAACAGGTTGTTTCTTACTAATGAATACAGGAGAAAAATTTGTAAAGAGTAATAATGGACTTATCACAACTATTGCAATAGGGCTTAATGGAAAAGTTCAATATGCACTTGAAGGAAGTGTATTTGTAGGTGGAGCTAGTGTTCAATGGTTGAGAGATGAATTAAAATTAATTTCTGATTCAAAAGACACTGAATACTTTGCTAGAAAAGTTAAAGATAGTGCAGGAGTATATGTAGTTCCAGCATTTGTAGGATTGGGAGCACCTTATTGGGATATGTATGCAAGAGGAGCAATTTTAGGGTTGACTCGTGGTGCAAATAAGAACCATATCATAAGAGCAACTTTGGAATCAATTGCTTATCAAACAAAAGATGTCTTAAAAGCTATGGAAGAAGATTCTGGAATAAAATTAAATGGTCTTAAAGTTGATGGTGGAGCAGCAGCTAATAATTTCTTAATGGAATTTCAAGCTGATATTTTAGGTGAATCTGTAAAGAGACCTACTGTTTTAGAAACAACAGCATTAGGAGCAGCTTATCTTGCTGGCCTTGCAGTTGGTTTCTGGGAAAGCAAAGATGAAATAAAACAAAAATGGGTTTTAGACAAGGAATTTACTCCTAATATGTCAGAAGAAGATAGAAAGAAAAAATATGCTGGTTGGTTAAAAGCTGTTGAAAGAAGTAAAAACTGGGAAGAATAA